From Solidesulfovibrio carbinoliphilus subsp. oakridgensis, the proteins below share one genomic window:
- a CDS encoding DUF58 domain-containing protein, producing the protein MQAQELLAKARRVRLPGHGPADAVMAGQYRSAFRGSGMEFEESREYAPGDDAGALDWKVTARMGRPFVKRFREERERTVMLAVDVSRSMADAAPGGPPLAEAAAVAACALALGAAASRDRVGLVLFSDRVEAFVPPGKGPGRAVAVAHALAGTTPAGTGTDPGPAMALLAAALAHRSVVFVFSDFLGQGFAAPLGRLARRHEVAAVLLAGPGAGILPPYGLLTVSDLETGARATLDCGDPAARTRYAAARTTRREALLAGLRAAGADLLELPADAPPDAALTAFFHRRGRGGRVGKSRLRGA; encoded by the coding sequence ATGCAGGCGCAAGAACTCCTGGCCAAGGCGCGGCGCGTGCGCCTGCCCGGCCACGGCCCGGCCGATGCCGTCATGGCCGGCCAGTACCGGTCGGCCTTTCGCGGCTCGGGCATGGAATTCGAGGAATCCCGCGAATACGCGCCCGGCGACGACGCCGGGGCCCTGGACTGGAAGGTCACGGCCCGGATGGGCCGGCCCTTTGTCAAACGGTTTCGCGAGGAGCGGGAGCGCACGGTCATGCTGGCCGTGGACGTCTCCCGGTCCATGGCCGACGCCGCCCCGGGCGGGCCGCCCCTGGCCGAGGCGGCGGCCGTGGCCGCCTGCGCCCTGGCCCTTGGCGCGGCGGCCAGCCGCGACCGGGTCGGGCTCGTCCTTTTTTCCGACCGGGTGGAGGCTTTCGTGCCGCCGGGCAAGGGGCCGGGCCGGGCCGTGGCCGTGGCTCATGCCCTGGCCGGAACCACGCCGGCCGGCACCGGCACCGATCCCGGTCCGGCCATGGCTCTGCTGGCCGCCGCCCTGGCCCACCGGTCGGTGGTCTTCGTCTTTTCCGACTTCCTCGGCCAGGGCTTTGCCGCGCCGCTCGGGCGGCTGGCCCGGCGGCACGAGGTGGCGGCCGTGCTCCTGGCCGGCCCCGGGGCCGGCATCCTGCCACCCTACGGGCTTTTGACCGTCTCGGATCTGGAAACCGGGGCCCGGGCCACCCTCGACTGCGGCGACCCGGCCGCCCGGACCCGCTACGCCGCGGCCCGGACAACGCGTCGGGAGGCACTTCTGGCCGGGCTGCGGGCGGCCGGGGCGGATCTCCTCGAACTGCCGGCCGACGCGCCGCCGGACGCGGCCTTGACGGCCTTTTTTCACCGGCGCGGCCGGGGCGGACGGGTTGGAAAGTCGCGGCTCCGGGGAGCCTAG
- a CDS encoding FUSC family protein has protein sequence MTGETLRRFLARAATRGGLRQAGRTAVAAVATLFLVTVLELPQGYWAVITVVIVMQANLGGSIRAAWTRLAGTAVGAASGALAASLGGPAWVDLALAVFATLAVCTGMTRLRDSSRVAGITAVIVILAGHPGSSPFAVALDRFLEIAIGIVTALAVSAVVLPSRASQAQALGLARIFEDVAVFFATVVEGRLREDYPERQVFALKDRIVRTLARCRELGREAGAEGRDADGAARRGLLLFRGERLFEHVLAMDHVASESRGQGLHRHLPDELAGLERTAADVLTGLGVHLRAAGPLPELGPMEAAVARAREKLAAMRRDRAPAAYDLSEVMHFFSFVHGMLACAADAAEIVRRLRAMEEG, from the coding sequence ATGACCGGCGAGACCCTACGAAGATTCCTGGCCCGGGCGGCCACCCGGGGCGGCCTGCGCCAGGCCGGGCGCACGGCGGTTGCGGCCGTGGCCACCCTTTTCCTGGTCACGGTCCTGGAGTTGCCCCAGGGCTACTGGGCCGTCATCACGGTGGTCATCGTCATGCAGGCCAATCTCGGCGGCTCCATCCGGGCCGCCTGGACCAGGCTGGCCGGCACGGCCGTCGGCGCGGCCTCCGGGGCCCTGGCCGCCTCGCTTGGCGGCCCGGCCTGGGTGGACCTGGCCCTGGCCGTTTTCGCCACCCTGGCCGTGTGCACGGGCATGACGAGGCTTCGGGACAGTTCCCGCGTGGCCGGCATCACGGCCGTCATCGTCATCCTGGCCGGCCATCCCGGCTCCTCGCCCTTTGCCGTGGCCCTCGACCGGTTTCTCGAAATCGCCATCGGCATCGTCACGGCCCTGGCCGTCTCGGCCGTGGTCCTGCCGTCCCGGGCCAGCCAGGCCCAGGCCCTCGGCCTGGCCCGGATCTTCGAGGACGTGGCCGTCTTTTTCGCCACCGTGGTCGAGGGCCGCCTCCGGGAGGACTATCCCGAGCGGCAGGTCTTCGCGCTCAAGGACCGCATCGTGCGCACCCTGGCCCGCTGCCGTGAGCTCGGCCGGGAGGCCGGAGCCGAGGGGCGCGACGCCGACGGCGCGGCCCGCCGGGGCCTGCTCCTTTTTCGCGGGGAGCGGCTTTTCGAGCACGTCCTGGCCATGGACCACGTGGCCTCCGAGTCGCGCGGCCAGGGACTGCACCGCCACCTGCCGGACGAATTGGCCGGTCTGGAGCGGACCGCGGCCGACGTCCTGACCGGGCTCGGCGTCCACCTGCGCGCCGCCGGCCCCCTGCCGGAACTCGGCCCCATGGAGGCGGCCGTGGCCAGGGCCCGGGAGAAGCTGGCGGCCATGCGCCGGGACAGGGCCCCGGCCGCCTATGATCTGAGCGAAGTCATGCACTTTTTCAGCTTCGTGCACGGCATGCTGGCCTGCGCCGCCGACGCGGCCGAGATCGTCCGGCGGCTTCGGGCCATGGAAGAGGGGTAG